A part of Perognathus longimembris pacificus isolate PPM17 chromosome 16, ASM2315922v1, whole genome shotgun sequence genomic DNA contains:
- the Srp72 gene encoding signal recognition particle subunit SRP72 isoform X2: MRNSSPSWCSTKLVIKPVLELYRLERYDECLAVYRDLVRNSQDDYDEERKTNLSAVVAAQSNWEKVVPENLGLQEGTHELCYNAACALIGQGQLNQAMKILQKAEDLCRRSFSEDSDGTEEDPQAELAIIHGQMAYILQLQGRTEEALQLYNQIIKLKPTDVGLLAVIANNIITINKDQNVFDSKKKVKLTNAEGVEFKLSKKQLQAIEFNKALLAMYTNQAEQCRKISTSLQSQSPAHLLPVLIQAAQLCREKQHTKAIELLQEFSDQHPENAAEIKLTMAQLKISQGNISKACLILRSIEELKHKPGMVSALVTMYSHEEDIDSAIEVFTQAIQWYQNHQPKSPAHLSLVREAANYKLKYGRKKEAISDLEQLWKQNPKDIHTLAQLISAYSLVDPEKAKVLSKHLPSSDSMSLKIDVDALENSPGATYIRKKGGKVTGDSQPKEQGQGDLKKKKKKKKGKLPKNYDPKVTPDPERWLPMRERSYYRGRKKGKKKDQIGKGTQGATAGASSELDASKTVSSPPTSPRPGSAATVSASTSNIIPPRHQKPAGAPATKKKQQQKKKKGGKGGW, translated from the exons CTATACCGCTTAGAACGCTATGATGAATGCCTAGCTGTATATAGAGATCTAGTCCGAAACTCCCAAGATGATTATgatgaggaaaggaaaacaaaccttTCAGCAGTTGTTGCAGCTCAAAGCAATTGGGAAAAAGTGGTTCCA GAGAACTTGGGCCTCCAAGAAGGCACACATGAACTGTGCTACAATGCTGCTTGTGCACTGATCGGACAAGGCCAGTTGAACCAGGCAATGAAAATCCTACAAAAAGCTGAAG ATCTTTGCCGCCGTTCATTTTCTGAAGACTCT GATGGGACTGAGGAAGACCCACAGGCAGAACTGGCCATCATTCATGGTCAGATGGCCTATATTCTACAGCTTCAGGGTCGTACAGAGGAGGCTCTGCAACTTTACAATCAGATAATAAAACTAAA GCCCACTGATGTAGGACTACTAGCGGTAATTGCAAATAACATCATTACCATTAATAAG GACCAAAATGTCTTTGACTCCAAGAAGAAGGTGAAATTAACCAATGCTGAAGGAGTAGAATTTAAGCTTTCCAAGAAACAACTACAAGCTATAGAATTTAATAAAGCTTTACTTGCTATGTACACAAACCAG GCAGAACAATGCCGAAAAATATCTACCAGTTTACAGTCTCAAAGTCCGGCACATCTCCTTCCTGTGTTAATCCAAGCAGCCCAACTCTGCCGTGAAAAGCAGCACACAAAAGCAATAGAGCTGCTTCAG GAATTTTCAGATCAACATCCTGAAAATGCAGCTGAAATTAAGCTCACCATGGCACAATTGAAAATTTCCCAAG GTAATATTTCCAAAGCATGTCTAATATTAAGAAGCATAGAAGAGTTAAAGCATAAACCAGGAATG GTATCTGCACTAGTGACCATGTACAGCCATGAGGAAGATATTGATAGTGCTATTGAGGTCTTCACACAAGCTATCCAGTGGTATCAAAACCATCAG CCTAAATCTCCTGCTCATTTGTCCTTGGTAAGAGAAGCTGCAAACTACAAACTCAAATATGGGCGGAAAAAGGAGGCAATTAGTGACCTAGAACAACTATGGAA aCAAAATCCAAAAGATATTCACACCCTGGCACAGCTTATTTCTGCTTACTCACTTGTAGATCCAGAGAAAGCAAAAGT TCTTAGTAAACACTTGCCCTCTTCAGATAGTATGTCTCTAAAAATAGATGTTGATGCTCTTGAAAATTCTCCTGGTGCTACGTACATTCGGAAGAAGGGTGGAAAAGTTACTGGAGATAGTCAACCAAAGGAACAAGG ACAGGGAgatttgaaaaagaagaagaagaaaaagaagg GAAAGCTGCCGAAGAATTATGACCCAAAGGTCACCCCAGATCCAGAAAGGTGGCTACCAATGCGGGAACGCTCTTACTACcgaggaagaaagaagggtaaAAAGAAGGATCAGATTGGAAAAGGGACACAAGGAGCAACTGCAGGAGCTTCCTCTGAACT AGATGCCAGTAAAACTGTGAGcagcccacccacctccccaaGGCCTGGCAGTGCAGCAACAGTATCAGCCTCTACAAGTAACATCATACCCCCGAGACACCAGAAGCCTGCAGGGGCTCCAGCAACCAAAAAGAAACagcagcagaaaaagaaaaaaggaggaaaaggtggCTGGTGA